Proteins encoded together in one Papaver somniferum cultivar HN1 unplaced genomic scaffold, ASM357369v1 unplaced-scaffold_21, whole genome shotgun sequence window:
- the LOC113339465 gene encoding uncharacterized protein LOC113339465, producing MTSSDHSLFLYFCDTDVLLLLLNVDDIILVGSSDALLSSFIVKLNKIFATEDLEELHYFLGIESTSTADHQSLLLTQSKYALDLLTKTDMLDYKPCSTAVAHGPRVSSQDGEPLHDPRAYRSMVGSLQCLTLTRPNITFGINYASQFKHSPTDSHMLIVKRILRYIKHSLGSGITLTAGDITNISGYSDLDWAGFLDTRKSTARDCVFLGTSLISWTSKKHSIVSKSSTEAEYKALSLMESEVMWISELLKELHLSLSIPFILYCDNNGARALAANLVFHARTKHIEVYYHYVRDLLEDGIVHFTYVPSSLRLADILTNGLKLPLF from the coding sequence ATGACCAGTTCAGACCACTCTCTCTTCTTATACTTCTGCGACACTGATGTATTGCTTCTCTTACtcaatgttgatgatattatcctGGTGGGAAGTTCAGATGCTCTACTTTCTTCATTTATTGTTAAACTGAATAAAATCTTTGCTACGGAAGACTTGGAAGAGCTTCACTACTTTCTTGGAATTGAGTCTACATCAACTGCAGATCACCAGTCTTTACTTCTTACTCAATCCAAGTATGCCTTAGATTTACTCACTAAGACAGACATGCTAGACTACAAGCCATGCTCCACCGCAGTTGCACATGGTCCTAGAGTCTCTTCACAAGATGGTGAACCACTGCATGATCCACGGGCATATAGGAGTATGGTGGGTTCTCTGCAATGTCTCACTCTTACTCGACCAAAtatcacttttggtatcaactATGCTTCTCAATTCAAGCATTCTCCAACTGACTCACACATGCTGATTGTGAAGAGGATATTGCGATACATCAAGCACTCCCTTGGATCAGGTATAACTCTCACAGCGGGTGACATTACCAATATATCTGGCTATTCTGACTTAGATTGGGCTGGTTTCCTTGACACACGCAAATCTACTGCTAGGGACTGTGTATTTTTGGGCACTTCTCTCATTTCCTGGACATCCAAGAAACATTCTATTGTGTCCAAGTCCAGCACTGAAGCTGAGTACAAAGCCTTATCTCTTATGGAATCTGAAGTAATGTGGATATCTGAATTGCTTAAAGAACTTCATCtatctctttccattccattcaTTCTGTACTGTGACAATAATGGTGCTCGTGCTCTAGCTGCCAACCTTGTCTTCCATGCTCGTACTAAACATATCGAGGTTTACTACCACTATGTGAGAGACCTACTTGAAGATGGGATTGTACATTTCACCTACGTTCCATCATCACTCCgactggctgatattctcaccaacgGTTTGAAGCTCCCTCTCTTCTAA
- the LOC113340126 gene encoding EIN3-binding F-box protein 1-like, whose protein sequence is MPGFTNYRGDNEFFKGASYASLMGTGFSSFSPRLDAKYSPLKRSRLNAPFVFSAKEFVQKKMQTSIEVLPDECLFEILRRLPGRKEKSSCALVSKKWLMLLSSIRSKESIKVVSAEKASEEVEDEGYLTRCLKGKKATDNRLAAIAVGIAGAGGLGRLSIQGNNTIRGVSNVGLAAIGRRCPSLKVLSAWDVSTIGDQGLTDIANGCHKLEKLELIRCPLVSDRALFAFAENCHGLTSLTIESCPRIGNDGLQAIARGCPKLHTINIKDCPLVGDQGISTLVSSSPYTLVKIKLQNLNITEISAAIIGHYGINVTELALTGLQCVSERGFWVMAMAHGLQKLESLAISSCPGLTDRALEKIGKGSPNLKNLSLHKCSLISDNGLVAYTKCSLSIKSIQLHECNEISQNGVLAVISNCGLKLRAVSLVKCMGIKDIVLEAHRLTPSKYLKSLSVRDCPGFGSNVLAVVGWLCPQLEEIDICGLSGVTDAGFLSVVENCQAGLMKVNLSGCTNITDSSITSLARLHSGMLQYLNLGGCSKVTDESLAAIALHCYGLEELDVSKCAITDLAIASLCCERMPELLNLYLSGCSQITDKCIPFLVKLGEGLISLNLRGCTSVSGRMVDWLAKKLCECEVVA, encoded by the exons ATGCCTGGATTCACCAATTACAGGG GGGATAATGAATTCTTCAAAGGGGCATCTTATGCGAGTCTCATGGGTACTGGATTCTCGTCTTTCAGTCCTCGTTTGGATGCCAAGTACTCTCCTCTCAAGAGGAGTAGACTCAATGCCCCATTTGTTTTCTCTGCAAAAGAGTTTGTTCAAAAGAAGATGCAGACATCTATTGAAGTACTCCCTGATGAGTGTTTATTTGAGATCTTGAGAAGGTTACCtggaagaaaagagaaaagcTCATGTGCTTTAGTGTCCAAAAAATGGCTTATGCTTCTGAGCAGTATCCGGAGCAAGGAATCTATTAAGGTGGTATCTGCAGAAAAAGCAAGCGAGGAAGTTGAGGATGAGGGATATCTTACCAGGTGCTTGAAAGGGAAGAAAGCTACAGACAACAGACTTGCTGCAATTGCTGTTGGAATTGCTGGCGCCGGTGGTTTGGGTAGGCTTTCAATCCAAGGGAACAACACAATTCGCGGTGTTTCTAATGTTGGTCTTGCAGCTATCGGCCGCAGATGCCCTTCATTGAAGGTACTCTCAGCCTGGGATGTTTCTACTATTGGGGATCAAGGTCTTACCGATATCGCAAATGGTTGCCACAAGTTAGAAAAGCTCGAACTTATCCGATGCCCGTTGGTCTCAGATAGGGCTTTATTTGCTTTTGCTGAGAATTGCCATGGTTTAACCTCATTGACTATAGAATCATGTCCAAGAATTGGAAATGATGGTCTTCAGGCAATTGCAAGAGGCTGCCCAAAACTGCATACCATCAACATTAAAGACTGCCCACTTGTAGGGGACCAAGGAATTTCAACTTTGGTATCTTCTTCTCCATATACCTTGGTGAAGATAAAGCTCCAGAATCTGAACATCACTGAGATTTCCGCCGCAATTATAGGTCACTATGGCATTAATGTTACAGAGCTTGCACTTACTGGTCTACAATGTGTATCTGAAAGAGGCTTTTGGGTCATGGCTATGGCTCATGGGCTGCAGAAATTGGAATCTCTTGCAATTTCCTCCTGCCCAGGGTTAACTGATCGAGCTCTTGAGAAAATTGGGAAGGGCTCCCCTAATTTGAAGAATCTGTCTCTCCACAAGTGTTCTTTAATATCCGACAATGGATTGGTTGCCTACACCAAGTGCTCATTATCTATTAAAAGCATCCAGCTACATGAGTGCAATGAGATATCCCAAAATGGGGTTCTTGCTGTTATCTCTAACTGCGGTTTAAAACTGAGGGCAGTTTCCCTTGTTAAGTGTATGGGTATCAAGGATATAGTATTAGAAGCTCATCGTCTCACTCCCAGCAAATATCTAAAATCTCTATCTGTTCGTGACTGCCCAGGTTTTGGAAGTAATGTCTTGGCTGTGGTCGGATGGCTATGCCCACAACTGGAAGAAATCGATATCTGTGGTCTTTCTGGAGTTACTGATGCTGGGTTTCTCTCAGTGGTTGAGAACTGCCAGGCCGGTTTAATGAAAGTTAACCTAAGTGGCTGCACGAACATCACCGATTCTTCAATTACTTCTTTGGCTAGGCTTCATTCAGGGATGCTTCAATATCTAAACCTTGGTGGATGCAGTAAGGTTACGGATGAAAGCTTGGCTGCAATTGCACTACACTGTTATGGGCTCGAAGAGCTCGATGTTTCAAAGTGTGCTATCACTGACTTAGCAATTGCTTCACTTTGTTGCGAGAGGATGCCCGAACTGCTGAACCTATACTTGTCTGGTTGTTCTCAAATAACAGACAAGTGCATTCCTTTTCTGGTGAAACTGGGCGAGGGTTTGATCAGTTTGAATCTCCGGGGTTGTACGTCTGTGAGCGGAAGAATGGTTGACTGGCTTGCGAAGAAGCTTTGTGAATGTGAAGTCGTCGCATAA